A stretch of the Acetomicrobium thermoterrenum DSM 13490 genome encodes the following:
- the hemW gene encoding radical SAM family heme chaperone HemW, with translation MRKNRSDRVNLLNESFVLALSSPLSLYVHIPFCVRKCPYCAFYSVVSKASEIDKFMNCLDEELKLWAALAGGKIKVQTLYIGGGTPTLLNHWQWERLISSLERYVDFLPFLEASVEANPGSLTADHIKLWRSWRITRVSLGVQSLDDGELQLLKRPHSAHDAADAIAALVASGLDVSVDLIFGLPGQTIQSWHRTLKDCLNFGIRHLSIYELTLEEGTPWGECPPSGLTEGYPLYRFAQWYLPKKGFIQYEIASFSLPRHWCRHNIAYWQGENFLGVGPGAWGYLDGFRYGNTREINDYFDQITSENLPVEYQEILPQDKQATEAAILALRTRWGVTATTFKRKYGWKAYRKFLDTWEKLPSDCRAACRGRHAFTPKGFRIANALWENFL, from the coding sequence GCGTCAGAAAATGCCCCTACTGCGCCTTCTACAGCGTGGTTTCGAAAGCCTCTGAAATAGACAAATTTATGAACTGCCTCGACGAGGAGTTAAAGTTGTGGGCCGCTCTTGCAGGAGGGAAAATCAAGGTCCAAACGCTTTACATTGGCGGTGGCACGCCAACTTTATTAAACCACTGGCAATGGGAAAGGCTTATCTCGTCGCTTGAACGTTACGTTGACTTTTTGCCCTTCCTAGAGGCGAGCGTCGAAGCAAATCCCGGTTCGTTAACCGCCGATCACATTAAACTTTGGCGCTCCTGGAGGATAACCCGTGTAAGCCTTGGAGTCCAAAGCCTTGACGATGGAGAGCTTCAGTTGCTCAAGCGCCCCCATAGTGCTCACGATGCCGCAGATGCCATAGCCGCGCTGGTTGCCAGCGGCCTCGATGTCAGCGTCGATCTGATCTTCGGCCTGCCTGGACAGACCATACAAAGTTGGCACAGGACCCTCAAAGATTGTCTCAATTTCGGAATACGTCATCTCTCGATCTACGAACTCACCCTCGAGGAAGGCACTCCATGGGGCGAATGTCCGCCCTCAGGTTTGACCGAGGGATACCCGCTGTATAGGTTCGCCCAATGGTACTTGCCCAAGAAAGGATTTATTCAGTACGAAATAGCCAGCTTTTCCTTGCCACGCCATTGGTGTCGCCATAACATCGCTTACTGGCAAGGTGAAAACTTCTTAGGAGTAGGCCCCGGCGCCTGGGGCTACCTGGACGGATTCAGATACGGAAACACGAGGGAAATAAACGATTATTTCGATCAAATTACCAGCGAAAATCTTCCCGTGGAATATCAGGAAATATTACCACAAGACAAGCAGGCAACAGAAGCTGCCATACTGGCCCTTCGCACTCGATGGGGAGTAACTGCTACGACTTTTAAGAGAAAGTACGGATGGAAGGCCTACAGGAAATTTCTCGACACCTGGGAAAAACTTCCTTCGGATTGCAGGGCAGCTTGTCGCGGAAGGCATGCCTTCACTCCCAAGGGATTTCGCATCGCAAACGCTTTATGGGAAAACTTCCTGTAG